GGCGCATGCGTTCGAGGGCCTGGGCCAGGTCGCCGATCTCGTCGTTGCGGTCGGCCTGCACCGGGCGGGTCAGGTCGCCCATGCTGATCGCGTCGGCCACCTTCACCAGCCGCTCGATGGGCTGCACCACGCGGCGGGCGGAGCGCACGGCCAGGGCCGCCGCCAGCAGCAGCGCGAGCAGCGACACGCCCAGCACCAGCAGCAGCGTGTTCCGCAGGTTGGCCTGGGCCTCGTTGGTCGGCACGCCCACCGCGATGCGGTACAGCAGGTCAGAACTGTCCTCGGTGGCGGGGGCGGTCGTCCGCTGATTGCTCCCCGTCTCCATCACGCCCAGGCGGCTGACCACGTAGCTGGTGCGCTCGGAATGCTGGTTGTCCCTGTTCTGGGCCAGGTTGCGCAGTTCCCGCGCCTGGGGCGAGTCGCCCGCGCCCACGTCTTCGAGCTGCTTGAGCTGTTCGCGGTAGGCGTCGGCGGCGCTGCCGCTGGTGACCAGCGTGCCGGTTTCCGGATGCTCCTTGAGGAAGGCGGCGACGCGGCCCTGCAGCGTGCCGTCGAGCTGCGGATTCTGGCTGCGGAAGTAGGTGGTGCCGTCGGGCAGCTCCACGCGCACGAAGCCCACCGCCGAGCGTTTGAGCAGCGCGTCGAGCTGGGCGTTCACGGTTTCCTGGTCCCGGGTGTCGAGGCTGGTCCCGACCGCCACCGCGACCGCTTCGGCGTTCTGCTGCACCAGTTGCCGCTGGAGGCTGGGCAGGATCGCCGTCAGCAGCCCGAGCGTCAGCGCGGTGGACAGCGCCAGCGGCGCGAGCGCCCCGAAGGTCATCTGCCGCGCCAGGCTGCGGCGTCGGCCCAGCGGCCCGCGCGTCTCGTCGGCCAGGGCCGTCAGGAACGTCTCGGGAGCGGCCGCCTGAGCCTCCTCCTGCGGTTTGGCGTCCTGAAGGGTCAGCGCCCCGGTGAAATCCGACCAGATGTCACTGCTGTCGGGCGTGGCGGCCGGAGGCTGGCCCGCTGTTCCGGACGGTGGCGCGGCAGGCGGCACGTCCCCGAACGGTGAGGCGGCGAGGCCATCCGGCAGCGCGGCGGGAGTGACGGCCGCCGCGAACGGGTCGGCGTTCAGGGCCGCCGGGGCGAAGGGGTCCGCCGCGAGGTCGGCCCAGGCGTCGTCGGCGGGCAGGGTCAGCACGCCCGGCTCGGGGGCCTGGAGGGCTGGCTCCAGAAGGCTCTCGCCGGTGCGGGCGGCGCTGGATTCCCGCCGCGCCCCGGGCGCCCCGAAGGCCGCGAAGTCCGTCAGGGGTGGGGCGAGCGCCACGCCGCCTTCCGGGTCGGGGACGGCGCGCACGGTCACCGGGGTGGCTGGGGCGGCCTGGAACGGCACTTCCAGCACGCCCGTCTCCTCGCGCACCTCTTCCAGCGCCACCTGCGCGCCCACGTCCTGAAAGACCCGCAGCAGCAGGTCGGCGCGGGCGCGGCCGGTGGGTTTCATCAGGCGGCCCGAGCGGCGGGCGGCCAGGCGCTCGGCCTGTTCGGCCGACAGCCCGAAGCGTTCCACGAGCTGCTGTTCCAGAAGCGGACGCACCTCGTCCGGGACGGATTGACGGATCACGACCGTGTACTTCATGGGTTGCCCTTCCTGGCTGCCGGAGCAGTCACCCCTGCGTGGGGCGCGCGGCCCGGCAGCCGCTGCTTGAATTGCCGGAGAAGGAGAATGGACTGCATTCCGAGAGCTTCCAGATTGGGACCGAGCTGTTCCGGACGGAGCTGCAAGGCGGCGCAGCAGAGGTGCAACGCGCCGCAGGAGAGCGAGAGGGACAGGCCCCGGAGGGCGTTCGGCGAAGGGGCAAAGCTGCGGAGCAGGGGACTCCCCGGCCCTGCCCCCACAAGTCCGGAAGGCAGCGGAGGCCACAGGAGAGGAGACGGCGCGCGGGTCACGCGATCCCCCGGGCGCGCAGGTGGCGCACAAAGGCCTGCACCTGCGCCTCGCTGAGCTGCGCGGCCACCCTGGACAGCAGCGTGCTGAGGGCCGCCCCGTCTCCCAGTTCGTCGAGTACGTCATCCACCATGAATTCCCCCATCGGGCCGACCACCGCGATCACGCACTGCGTCACGGCCTGCGCGGAGGCGTCCGTCACCGGCTGGGTGCGCTGCGCGGCGCGCGTGGCCCAGGCCGCCGCCTGATTGAGCGCCGCCATGACGTCTTGCGGCGTGGTCCGGGCGAGCTGCGCGACTTCCGCCGCGTTCCGCTGGCCGTCCACGTGATGCAGCACCCGCCAGACCGCGAAGGGCAGCGGCGTGTCGGCGCTCAGCCCGGACGGCCAGGCCAGCACCCCTGCGGCGGACTGCGGCGCGGTCACGCGACCTCCAGACCGGCCGACGCCCACTCGGGCCGGGCGCGCAGCTCAGCCAGCGGCAGGTCCGCCAGGCGCAGGCCCACCCGGGCCAGGGTGGCCTGGAACGCGCTCAGCAGCGCGGGCTGCACCTCGGCGGCGGGCACGTCGGGCTCGACCTGGAGCTGCCCGCCCTGCACCGTGACCTCGCGGGCGAAGGGGTCCAGGCAGGGGTACTCCCCGGCCAGCCGCAGGCTGACCAGCCGCCACGCCTCGTCCAGCGGCGTGACGCGGTGCGCGGTGGCGATCAGTTCGCGCCAGAAGCCCAGCAGGGCCGCGTGTGCCTCCGCGCCGCCCGGCAGCCGCGAGAGCGTGAGGCACGGCACGCCGGGCGGGGGCAGCGTCCCGCCGACCGTCCGGCCGCCCTCCCAGAAGCTGCACGCCTGTCCGGCCAGCAGCACCCCCGAGAACCGCTGGCGCTCCAGCGTGGCCTGCGGGCCGGGCCAGGGGGCCTCCAGTACCTGGGGCGTCTGGTCGCGGCTGATCCACACCAGGTCCGCGACGGCGGGGTCCAGCGCCGTGAGCGTGACCTGCGCGCGGGGCAGGGCGGACAGGGTGGCGGGCCAGGTCACGTCTCCGGCCGCCGAGAAGCCGCCGCGCAGCGTGCCGCGCACCCACACGAACCGCGCCCAGTCCGGCCCCTGCTGCGCGTCGAACACGCCGCTCAGGCCCTCGGCCTGCCGCCGGGCGAGGTCCACCGTCACCTCGGTCCAGGGGTAATGGTCGGTCAAGAGTTGCCGGTAGACGGCGCGGTCCAGCGGAACGGCAAGGCGGGGATGGGGGATGGGCATGGCAGTCAGGGCATCCGTGAGGAGAGAAGGAAACGTCGTCAGGTCGTGGTCCGTACCCGGAGCGTCACGACGGATAAGGAAAACTGCACCTATCACACCTCAAGGGGTCTTACGCGCCGCTTACATTCATAGACCTGCTCATGCCCTTACCACCCGGCCCTCATGTGGAGCGCAACAAAAACCCGCCCGGGCAGCAACCGGGCGGGGAGGGAGTGGGAGGGCTCAGCCCAGTTCGTTCAGCAGCGCCTGCACGCGGGCCTTCAGGTCGCCGCGCTGCCCGGGGGCGCCGAGCTGGTGCAGGCCGCCGTGGTAGGCGTCGGGGTCACCGAACAGGCGGGAGAGCGCCTCGAACTCGCGCTGGCTGCGGAGGCTGGCGTCGTCGCGGAACAGCGTGACGTACTGGTCCTGGAATGCCCAGTCGCTCAGTTGCCCGTCCAGGTACGCGCGCATCAGGCGGCGGTACGGCTCCACGTTGTCATCGGTGGCGACGGCGGCTTCCCCGCTGCGGCGCGGCACCTGCGCCTCGAACACGGGGGCGAGGGCCTGCGGCGTGATGTCCCAGTTGTTCACCTCGAACTGCGGCTGTCCGTCTCGGAACAGGATGAACTGCGGGCTGTGATGCTGAATCCCGGTCAGCTCGGCCACGTGGTTGCTGGCGGGCCGCCAGTCCACCACGCGGATAAAGCCCACCGGCAGCTCGTGCTGTTGCAGGAACGTCTCCAGCACGCCGAAGCCCTGCATGGTCTTGTGACAGGTCCCCGCCTTGAAGACCGCCGCCAGCGGGTACTCCTTCAGGAAGCTGTCCACGTCCTCCGGCGTGGTGAGGGGCACCAGCACCTGCTTCTGCTCCGTCGCATTCTGCGTCATGCCCCCAGCATACCGCCTGCTTTAGAAAATGAAGTGAGGTGGGCCACAGGGGGAGGTGGAGCAACAGGGGCCGTACAGTGGTTCATGCCCGGAGCCTCCGAATTCGTCAGCTTCACTTTCGGCAACGTCACGGCCAGCGGCTTCGTGACCCCGGAGGCGCTGGCCCGGATCGATGCGGGCGAGGTGGTGGACGTGATCCTCCATGACGTGGTCGCCGTTCACGGCGATGTGGGTGAGGAAGTCCCACTTGGAGACGTGGCCTGCACCTTCATCGGCGGCGAGCCTACGCCGTTCGTTCCGGGCCAGGGGAGACAGGAGTGAGCCTTCAGTCCAGCGTCCACACCTGGGCCTTGAGGTGCGCCGCGCCGGGATAATCCTCGCCCGCGCCCAGCCTCGCCCCGGGACGCCCGCGCCGCCCCGCCTCGCCCAGACCCGCCGTGGTCATCCGCTCGAACGCCGCACCCGTCAGCCCCGCGTGGTTCGTCATGGCGAGGAGCCGCCCGCCCGGTGCCGTCACGTTCGCTGCCAGGGCCGCCAGCCGCCCGTAATCTTGCTCGGCCCGCCATACCCCCGACTTGCCCCGCGCGAAACTCGGCGGGTCGAGGATCACCAGATCGAAGGCGTCCCCGCGTTTTGCCAGCCGCCTGAGCCACTCGAACACGTCGCCGTACAGAAAGTCGGTGTCCGGGGCGGGCAGGCCGCTGAGGGCGTAGTTCTCCTGCCCCCAGGCCAGCACCTTGCGCGAGAGGTCCACGTTCTTCACGGCGCCCGCCCCGCCCAGTGCGGCATTCAGCCCAAAGCCGCAGGTATACGCGAAGGTGTTCAGCACCCGGCCGCCCACCGGGACCTGTTCCCGCACCCAGGCGCGAAGGGGCCGGGCATCCGTGAACAGGCCGATGCTCAGGTCCGCGCCGGGCCGCAGCAGAAAGGGAACGCCGTTTTCCAGTGCGACCACCTCGGGCCGGGCCTCGCCCCACACCGGTTCGGGCGGAGCCAGCCACTCCCGCGCCACGTTCGCCGCGTGCCGGGCCTCCACCGGGCGGCGCTTCAGGTACACGCCCGCCACTCCCGGCAATGCCCCGCACGCCGCCGCCAGCCGCACTTCCTCCTGTGCTGTCAGGTCCGCGTACAGGCTCAGCACCCCCGCGTCCCCCGCCATGTCCAACGCGAACACCCCGCCCGTCTCGGTCGTGTGCGCCGCACGAAAAACGGTGGTGCCTTCGCCCGGCAGGTGCGCGCGTCGGGCGAGGAGGGCCGGGAGGTCGGGGAGGGAAAGGGGCACGGGGGCAAGTGTAGAGGGTGAGTGGGGAGTGGTCAGTGGAAAAAGAAAGCGGGAGCAAAAGCCTTTGCTCCCACTCACTCCTCACCACTGACCACTCACGGCCTCCCCCCCAGAATCCACCACACCGCCGCCGTCGCCACCGCCGTGATCACCCAGAAGCGCGTGGTGACGTGGGTTTCGGGCCAGCCGCTCAGCTCGAAGTGGTGCTGGATGGGACTCATGCGGAAGACACGCTTGCCGCGCGTGCGGAAGGAAATGACCTGAATGACCACGCTGAGGACCGCCACGACCGGAATGATGGCCGCGAGGGGCAGCAGCCACACGTCCGCGTACAGCACGTAGGCCCCCGCCGCGACCGCGCCGATGGCGTGGCTGCCCATGTCGCCCATGAAGACCCGCGCCGGGTGCGCGTTGAACCACAGGAAGCCCAGCAGCACGGCGACCAGCAGGGCGCAGACCGGCGACACCGCCAGCAGCGGCAGCAGCACGATGATCGCCACGCCCGCCAGCAGGCCGTCCAGCCCATCCGTGAAATTAAAGGCGTTTACCGAACCCACCATCACCAGCGTCAGCAGGAGGATGTCGGGCACGCGGCCCAGGCTGGGCAGCAGTTCGTGGCTGGCGAGCGGCGCGGCGAAGTACGCGAAGACCAGGCCCACCAGGAATTGCAGCGGGAACTTCTCGCGGGCCAGCAGTTCCTTCTTGCCCTTGCCGCGCATCCGCGAGCGGATCTTCAGCAGGTCGTCGATGCCGCCGATCAGGCCCATCGCCAGCGCCGCGAGCATAATGATCAGTTCGCGCTCGCCGCCCGCGTGCCCGGTGAAGTAGAGCGGAAAGAACACCAGCGCCAGCGCCAGCACGAAGGGCACGCCGCCTGCCGTGGGCGTGCCTTCCTTATGGAGGTGCGGCGGCCCGTCCTTGCGGACCGGCTGGCCCCAGCCCCGCGCCCGGCTCACGCGGATGAACAGCCCCACCAGGAACCACGACAGCAGCGCGCAGGCGACCATCATGCGCGACCCCGGAATGTGACCCGAACCAGAATAAGCAGCGGCATCTCAACCGGGGAGCCTAGCACGCGGGTTCGCGGGAGGCGGGATCGAGGCGCGCGGCATTCGCCCGGTCCGCCAGCACGCCGAAGATTTCCCGCAGTTCGCGGGGCCGGTGAACGGCGACGGCGCACCCCAGCCTCAGCAGCAGGGCCGCGAAGGGTTCCAGCGCCTCACGTCTGCACCGCAGCCAGGTGCCGCCGCGCCCGGCGTCGGGTTCCAGCGCCACCCGCCCGGGCGAGAAATGCAGGGCGGCGTCCTCGGGGCACAGGTCCAGCCAGACCTCCACCTCATAGGGGGCCTGGAGGAAGGGCAGCGTGGACCGCAGGTAGGCCCGCGCATCAAAGTCCCGGGGACGGGTAAAGGGCAGCTCCAGTTCGGTCAGTTCCGAAATCCGGTCCAGGCGGAAGGTCCGCAGGGCGTCCCGCTCCCGGCAGCGCCCCACCGCGTACCAGCGGCCATCCAGGTGAACCACGCCGTACACCTCGACTTCCCGCCGGGTGGCCTCGCCCGCGTGCGAGCGGTACGCGAAGGCCACGACCCGCCCGGCCTGCATGGCAGCGAGCAGGGCCGAGAGAATCTCCGCGTCGGTCGGCACAGTCCAGG
The window above is part of the Deinococcus metallilatus genome. Proteins encoded here:
- a CDS encoding HAMP domain-containing protein, with the protein product MKYTVVIRQSVPDEVRPLLEQQLVERFGLSAEQAERLAARRSGRLMKPTGRARADLLLRVFQDVGAQVALEEVREETGVLEVPFQAAPATPVTVRAVPDPEGGVALAPPLTDFAAFGAPGARRESSAARTGESLLEPALQAPEPGVLTLPADDAWADLAADPFAPAALNADPFAAAVTPAALPDGLAASPFGDVPPAAPPSGTAGQPPAATPDSSDIWSDFTGALTLQDAKPQEEAQAAAPETFLTALADETRGPLGRRRSLARQMTFGALAPLALSTALTLGLLTAILPSLQRQLVQQNAEAVAVAVGTSLDTRDQETVNAQLDALLKRSAVGFVRVELPDGTTYFRSQNPQLDGTLQGRVAAFLKEHPETGTLVTSGSAADAYREQLKQLEDVGAGDSPQARELRNLAQNRDNQHSERTSYVVSRLGVMETGSNQRTTAPATEDSSDLLYRIAVGVPTNEAQANLRNTLLLVLGVSLLALLLAAALAVRSARRVVQPIERLVKVADAISMGDLTRPVQADRNDEIGDLAQALERMRLSLESAMDRLRRRKRG
- a CDS encoding monothiol bacilliredoxin BrxC family protein — protein: MTQNATEQKQVLVPLTTPEDVDSFLKEYPLAAVFKAGTCHKTMQGFGVLETFLQQHELPVGFIRVVDWRPASNHVAELTGIQHHSPQFILFRDGQPQFEVNNWDITPQALAPVFEAQVPRRSGEAAVATDDNVEPYRRLMRAYLDGQLSDWAFQDQYVTLFRDDASLRSQREFEALSRLFGDPDAYHGGLHQLGAPGQRGDLKARVQALLNELG
- a CDS encoding class I SAM-dependent rRNA methyltransferase, with the translated sequence MPLSLPDLPALLARRAHLPGEGTTVFRAAHTTETGGVFALDMAGDAGVLSLYADLTAQEEVRLAAACGALPGVAGVYLKRRPVEARHAANVAREWLAPPEPVWGEARPEVVALENGVPFLLRPGADLSIGLFTDARPLRAWVREQVPVGGRVLNTFAYTCGFGLNAALGGAGAVKNVDLSRKVLAWGQENYALSGLPAPDTDFLYGDVFEWLRRLAKRGDAFDLVILDPPSFARGKSGVWRAEQDYGRLAALAANVTAPGGRLLAMTNHAGLTGAAFERMTTAGLGEAGRRGRPGARLGAGEDYPGAAHLKAQVWTLD
- a CDS encoding phospho-N-acetylmuramoyl-pentapeptide-transferase, with protein sequence MMVACALLSWFLVGLFIRVSRARGWGQPVRKDGPPHLHKEGTPTAGGVPFVLALALVFFPLYFTGHAGGERELIIMLAALAMGLIGGIDDLLKIRSRMRGKGKKELLAREKFPLQFLVGLVFAYFAAPLASHELLPSLGRVPDILLLTLVMVGSVNAFNFTDGLDGLLAGVAIIVLLPLLAVSPVCALLVAVLLGFLWFNAHPARVFMGDMGSHAIGAVAAGAYVLYADVWLLPLAAIIPVVAVLSVVIQVISFRTRGKRVFRMSPIQHHFELSGWPETHVTTRFWVITAVATAAVWWILGGRP
- a CDS encoding helix-turn-helix transcriptional regulator, translated to MYDPSMRVLTVLELLQAHERVTGAELARRLEVSPRTVQRYIARLQDLGIPVESTRGVGGAYRLKAGFRLPPLMFTGEEALALALGLHALHHLGLTALAPAVAGASAKLSRTLPHALRERMQTLEEAVQLDAFPWTVPTDAEILSALLAAMQAGRVVAFAYRSHAGEATRREVEVYGVVHLDGRWYAVGRCRERDALRTFRLDRISELTELELPFTRPRDFDARAYLRSTLPFLQAPYEVEVWLDLCPEDAALHFSPGRVALEPDAGRGGTWLRCRREALEPFAALLLRLGCAVAVHRPRELREIFGVLADRANAARLDPASREPAC